From one Rhodobium gokarnense genomic stretch:
- the groES gene encoding co-chaperone GroES has translation MKFRPLHDRVVVRRVESEEKTAGGIIIPDTAKEKPQEGEVVAVGQGARSEAGELIAMDVKAGDRVLFGKWSGTEVKIDGEDVLIMKESDIMGVIG, from the coding sequence ATGAAGTTTCGCCCTCTTCACGACCGCGTAGTCGTCCGTCGCGTCGAATCCGAAGAAAAGACCGCCGGCGGCATCATCATCCCCGACACTGCCAAGGAAAAGCCGCAGGAAGGCGAAGTCGTCGCCGTCGGCCAGGGCGCCCGCAGCGAGGCCGGCGAACTGATCGCGATGGACGTCAAGGCCGGCGACCGGGTCCTGTTCGGCAAGTGGTCGGGCACCGAAGTCAAGATCGATGGTGAGGATGTCCTGATCATGAAGGAATCCGACATCATGGGCGTGATCGGCTGA
- a CDS encoding DUF2927 domain-containing protein — protein sequence MSRVFIVRRRTSGIAAALAAAVFAVALIPAAGGRSVAAPAAYSDRELIDGFMKTVFGLEYRTWNWQPYLVKKYTGNVSFFVRNISGNDRRRDATAFIRSLRRKIRGLSVDFAARPDDANFVVYIVDRKQYAGIVRNEIYGDPAASAPGRCLVRVLSDESGISRSTAVIVADEGEFLFHRCLVEEVLQGLGPMNDDRSLTHSVFNDASRHSQFTDYDRYILNMLYHRRIRPGMTQQQAREVLPSVLRDVRRFVH from the coding sequence ATGTCCCGCGTCTTCATCGTCCGGCGCCGCACAAGCGGCATTGCTGCGGCCCTTGCCGCGGCCGTCTTTGCCGTCGCGCTCATCCCGGCCGCCGGCGGACGCAGCGTTGCCGCGCCCGCCGCCTACAGCGACCGTGAACTCATCGACGGCTTCATGAAGACGGTGTTCGGCCTGGAATACCGGACCTGGAACTGGCAGCCCTACCTCGTCAAGAAATACACCGGCAATGTCAGCTTCTTCGTGCGCAACATCTCCGGCAACGACCGCAGGCGCGACGCCACCGCCTTCATCCGCAGCCTGAGGCGCAAGATCCGCGGCCTCAGCGTCGACTTCGCGGCGCGGCCGGACGATGCCAATTTCGTCGTCTACATCGTCGACCGCAAGCAATATGCCGGCATCGTGAGGAACGAGATCTACGGCGATCCCGCGGCGAGCGCGCCCGGACGCTGCCTCGTTCGGGTGCTCTCCGACGAAAGCGGCATTTCGCGCTCGACCGCGGTCATCGTCGCCGACGAGGGCGAATTCCTGTTCCACCGCTGCCTGGTGGAGGAGGTGTTGCAGGGGCTCGGCCCGATGAACGACGACCGCAGCCTCACCCACAGCGTCTTCAACGACGCCTCGAGGCACAGCCAGTTCACCGACTACGACCGCTACATCCTCAACATGCTCTACCATCGCCGGATCCGCCCCGGCATGACCCAGCAGCAGGCGCGCGAGGTGCTGCCGAGCGTGCTGCGCGACGTGCGCCGCTTCGTGCATTAG
- a CDS encoding L,D-transpeptidase, with protein sequence MKRLFAPMALMVFGMVATSGAFQAAAEGRYTQRPPVVLSPDLSEPWLLQLQPRRRAYREAPTYRRAPRTYGREEYRDHRRAPRLFGRRDDPTYRRAPAPARTDRYGMRWQDAPSRVRPASVVQPRPHVAKRSRREMDPKFLPQTVSYDGGQKPGTIIIDTNERFLYLVQSGGTAKRYGVGVGRPGFEWAGTHKITRKAEWPDWHPPAEMRQRQPGLPKMMAGGPKNPLGARAMYLGSTLYRIHGSNQPWTIGHAVSSGCIRMRNEDVVDLYGRVGVGTKVVVM encoded by the coding sequence ATGAAACGCCTTTTTGCTCCGATGGCCCTGATGGTGTTTGGGATGGTCGCGACCAGCGGCGCGTTCCAGGCCGCCGCCGAGGGCCGCTATACCCAGAGACCGCCCGTCGTCCTCAGCCCGGACCTCTCCGAGCCCTGGCTTCTGCAACTCCAGCCGCGCCGCCGGGCCTATCGGGAAGCCCCGACATATCGCCGGGCACCGCGCACCTATGGCCGCGAGGAATATCGCGATCACCGCCGGGCCCCGCGCCTGTTCGGCCGCCGGGACGACCCGACCTATCGCCGCGCGCCGGCGCCCGCCCGCACCGACCGCTACGGCATGCGCTGGCAGGATGCCCCGAGCCGGGTGCGCCCCGCCTCCGTGGTGCAGCCGCGCCCGCATGTGGCCAAGCGCTCGCGCCGCGAGATGGACCCGAAATTCCTGCCGCAGACCGTTTCCTATGACGGCGGCCAGAAGCCGGGCACCATCATCATCGACACCAATGAGCGCTTCCTCTACCTCGTCCAGTCGGGCGGGACGGCCAAGCGCTACGGCGTCGGCGTCGGCCGGCCGGGGTTCGAGTGGGCCGGCACCCACAAGATCACCCGCAAGGCGGAATGGCCGGACTGGCATCCGCCGGCGGAAATGCGCCAGCGCCAGCCGGGCCTGCCGAAAATGATGGCCGGCGGTCCGAAGAACCCGCTCGGCGCGCGCGCCATGTATCTCGGCTCGACCCTTTACCGCATCCACGGCTCCAACCAGCCCTGGACCATCGGACACGCCGTCTCTTCCGGCTGCATCCGCATGCGCAACGAGGACGTGGTCGACCTTTACGGCCGCGTCGGCGTCGGCACCAAGGTCGTGGTGATGTAG
- a CDS encoding Crp/Fnr family transcriptional regulator: MRLDKSFLENSFSLAGLPEALAEGLSGLARGVSLSSGEILFHAGDPGNGFYAVLEGSIKVSVISHEGEEQLLAVFGPGALVGELALLDGRPRSATVTALKPARLAFIEKAAFERFADANPAVYRHMLAVVGTRLRLANDVLAARSFLPLPGRVAQTLLQLAETFGKPLDNGRVLIHYKVSQANLANMAGAARENVNRVLSDWKRSGTISRISGYYCIENHDALKAASEI, translated from the coding sequence ATGCGGCTCGACAAGAGTTTTCTGGAAAACAGCTTTTCGCTCGCCGGCCTGCCGGAGGCGCTGGCGGAGGGCCTTTCCGGGCTTGCCCGCGGCGTCAGCCTGTCGTCCGGCGAGATCCTGTTCCATGCCGGCGATCCGGGCAACGGCTTCTACGCTGTGCTCGAGGGCTCCATCAAGGTCAGCGTCATCTCGCACGAGGGCGAGGAGCAGTTGCTCGCCGTGTTCGGCCCCGGAGCGCTGGTCGGCGAACTGGCGCTGCTCGACGGCCGGCCGCGCTCGGCGACCGTGACGGCGCTGAAGCCGGCCAGGCTCGCCTTCATCGAAAAGGCCGCCTTCGAGCGCTTCGCCGATGCCAATCCGGCCGTCTACCGGCACATGCTGGCGGTCGTCGGCACGCGGCTCCGGCTCGCCAACGATGTCCTTGCCGCGCGCAGCTTCCTGCCGCTGCCGGGCCGGGTCGCGCAGACACTGCTGCAGCTCGCCGAGACCTTCGGCAAGCCGCTCGACAACGGCCGGGTGCTGATCCACTACAAGGTCAGCCAGGCGAACCTTGCCAACATGGCGGGCGCGGCGCGAGAAAACGTCAACCGCGTGCTCAGCGACTGGAAGCGCTCCGGCACCATCAGCCGCATTTCCGGCTATTACTGCATCGAGAACCACGACGCCCTGAAGGCGGCCTCGGAGATCTGA
- the groL gene encoding chaperonin GroEL (60 kDa chaperone family; promotes refolding of misfolded polypeptides especially under stressful conditions; forms two stacked rings of heptamers to form a barrel-shaped 14mer; ends can be capped by GroES; misfolded proteins enter the barrel where they are refolded when GroES binds): MAAKEVKFASDARDKMLRGVDLLANAVKVTLGPKGRNVVIEKSFGAPRITKDGVTVAKEIELEDKFENMGAQMVREVASKTNDLAGDGTTTATVLAQSIVKEGAKAVAAGMNPMDLKRGVDMAVKAAVDDLTAQSKAINTSEEVAQVGTISANGEHIIGEKIAEAMQKVGNEGVITVEESKALEFELETVEGMQFDRGYLSPYFVTNAEKMVTELEDPYILLHEKKLSNLQAMLPVLEAVVQSNRPLMIIAEDVEGEALATLVVNKLRGGLKVAAVKAPGFGDRRKAMLEDIAILTGGQVISEDLGIKLENVTLDMLGTAKRVTITKEETTIVDGAGEKADIEARVGQIKGQIEETTSDYDREKLQERLAKLAGGVAVIRVGGATEVEVKEKKDRVDDALNATRAAVEEGIVPGGGVALLHARRAVEKVSSDNADVAAGIKIVLRALEAPIRQIAENAGVEGSIVVGKVTESKDENFGFDAQSESYVDMIKAGIIDPTKVVRTALQDAASVAALLITTEAMVAEIPKKDSGAPAMPGGGMGDMGF, encoded by the coding sequence ATGGCTGCCAAGGAAGTAAAATTCGCATCCGACGCCCGCGACAAGATGCTTCGCGGCGTTGACCTCCTCGCCAACGCCGTCAAGGTGACGCTGGGTCCGAAGGGCCGCAACGTCGTCATCGAGAAGTCGTTCGGCGCCCCGCGCATCACCAAGGACGGCGTCACCGTCGCCAAGGAAATCGAGCTTGAGGACAAGTTCGAGAACATGGGCGCCCAGATGGTGCGCGAAGTCGCCTCCAAGACCAACGACCTGGCCGGCGACGGCACCACCACCGCCACCGTGCTGGCCCAGTCCATCGTCAAGGAAGGCGCCAAGGCGGTTGCCGCCGGCATGAACCCGATGGACCTGAAGCGCGGCGTCGACATGGCCGTCAAGGCCGCCGTCGACGATCTGACCGCCCAGTCCAAGGCGATCAACACCTCCGAGGAAGTCGCCCAGGTCGGCACCATCTCGGCCAATGGCGAGCACATCATCGGCGAGAAGATCGCCGAGGCGATGCAGAAGGTCGGCAACGAGGGCGTCATCACCGTCGAGGAATCGAAGGCTCTGGAGTTCGAGCTGGAGACCGTCGAGGGCATGCAGTTCGATCGCGGCTACCTGTCGCCGTACTTCGTGACCAACGCCGAGAAGATGGTCACCGAGCTTGAGGATCCGTACATCCTCCTGCACGAGAAGAAGCTCTCCAACCTGCAGGCCATGCTGCCGGTTCTGGAAGCCGTCGTTCAGTCCAACCGTCCGCTGATGATCATCGCCGAGGACGTCGAGGGCGAGGCGCTCGCCACGCTCGTCGTCAACAAGCTGCGCGGTGGTCTCAAGGTCGCGGCCGTCAAGGCTCCGGGCTTCGGCGACCGCCGCAAGGCCATGCTGGAGGACATCGCGATCCTGACCGGCGGCCAGGTGATCTCCGAGGATCTCGGCATCAAGCTTGAGAACGTCACCCTCGACATGCTCGGCACCGCCAAGCGCGTCACCATCACCAAGGAAGAGACCACGATCGTCGACGGTGCCGGCGAGAAGGCCGACATCGAGGCCCGCGTCGGCCAGATCAAGGGCCAGATCGAGGAAACCACGTCCGACTACGACCGCGAGAAGCTCCAGGAGCGCCTGGCCAAGCTCGCCGGCGGTGTGGCCGTCATCCGCGTCGGTGGCGCCACCGAGGTCGAGGTGAAGGAGAAGAAGGACCGCGTCGACGACGCCCTCAACGCGACCCGTGCGGCCGTCGAGGAAGGCATCGTCCCGGGTGGCGGCGTCGCTCTCTTGCACGCCCGCCGCGCCGTGGAGAAGGTCTCCAGCGACAATGCCGACGTTGCCGCCGGCATCAAGATCGTGCTGCGCGCCCTTGAGGCCCCGATCCGCCAGATCGCCGAGAACGCCGGCGTGGAAGGCTCGATCGTCGTCGGCAAGGTGACCGAGTCCAAGGACGAGAACTTCGGCTTCGACGCCCAGTCCGAGTCCTATGTCGACATGATCAAGGCCGGCATCATCGACCCGACCAAGGTCGTGCGCACTGCCCTGCAGGACGCGGCCTCCGTCGCCGCCCTCCTGATCACCACCGAGGCGATGGTCGCCGAGATTCCCAAGAAGGACTCCGGCGCACCGGCGATGCCGGGTGGCGGCATGGGCGACATGGGCTTCTAA
- a CDS encoding protein phosphatase CheZ, with translation MTNRRRLFRVEAMHGGAAGMASSGPVAVDHFADRRHQEVLREVAALKQMVTDLAKARPAAGGEDGRDRSDEVRADIAHLDEEFKHLKQEMHEAQKLKIELDAMHDAISQTKREIASLHVNSFEGKQMTRVTDELDEVVQGTEQATEKILAAVETIDEQASNLVARLANRDQDMAADIQDKVVGIYEACNFQDITGQRITKVVNALRFVENRITRMMEIWGGIDSFKDVESEIQEEKVQSDADKALLNGPAQAVDEGVASQDDIDALFA, from the coding sequence ATGACCAATCGCAGACGACTTTTTCGCGTCGAGGCAATGCACGGCGGGGCGGCCGGCATGGCCTCTTCCGGCCCGGTTGCCGTCGATCACTTCGCCGACCGGCGGCATCAGGAAGTGCTGCGCGAGGTCGCGGCGCTGAAGCAGATGGTCACCGACCTTGCCAAGGCGCGGCCGGCGGCGGGCGGCGAAGACGGCCGCGACAGGTCTGACGAGGTGCGGGCCGACATCGCCCATCTCGACGAGGAATTCAAACACCTCAAGCAGGAGATGCACGAGGCGCAGAAGCTCAAGATCGAGCTCGATGCCATGCATGATGCCATCAGCCAGACCAAGCGCGAGATCGCGTCGCTGCATGTCAACTCGTTCGAGGGCAAGCAGATGACGCGCGTCACCGACGAGCTCGACGAGGTCGTGCAGGGCACCGAGCAGGCGACGGAAAAGATCCTCGCCGCCGTCGAGACCATCGACGAGCAGGCTTCCAACCTCGTCGCCCGGCTCGCCAACCGCGACCAGGACATGGCCGCCGACATCCAGGACAAGGTCGTTGGCATCTACGAGGCCTGTAACTTCCAGGACATCACCGGCCAGCGCATCACCAAGGTCGTCAACGCCCTGCGCTTCGTGGAGAACCGCATCACCCGGATGATGGAGATCTGGGGCGGCATCGACAGCTTCAAGGACGTGGAGAGCGAGATCCAGGAGGAAAAGGTCCAGAGCGACGCCGACAAGGCCCTGCTCAACGGCCCGGCCCAGGCCGTCGACGAGGGCGTCGCCTCCCAGGACGATATCGACGCGCTGTTCGCCTGA
- a CDS encoding esterase-like activity of phytase family protein, whose amino-acid sequence MRVLRSHLLTGLGAMCVAGTVTAANAPANAADGAAYFERLASMPVYETLDAGVDRTTETVAEIAAASMDGRTLIFTDSPGEALVFVDATQPAAPKPLGRTALGGEPTSVAVVGGFALAGVNTSESFVKPGGHLAVIGVDSRETVAKCDVKGQPDSVAASPDGKFVAIAIENERDEDLNDGVIPQMPAGHLAIFDLDADGRPTNCDAVRIVDMTGLAEIAPEDPEPEFVSVNADNIAVVTLQENNHIALVDLATGEVTAHFSAGTSSAEHIPTAKARAVDGTGSIKDVAREPDAVAWIDNERFVTANEGDYKGGSRGFTIFDKAGTVLYDSGNTLEQMAMRTGHYPAKRAAKKGAEPEGATVGTFRGERLIFVSSERANFVAVYRDTGAEPEFLQFLPTNVAPEGLLAIPSRDLLVVANEKDSAEDSVRAVLGIYGFGAKAPAYPTIVSDTDPATDAPIGWGALSGLAADPADAAKVYAVSDSFYDAARIFTLDVSQTPAKIVSYVDLKGGAAKRYDLEGIAVHGEGGFWLASEGHPEKELQHLLIKAAADGTVEEEISLPEELVAKAARFSLEGVAEYEVDGQTRVVVAVQREWGDDPKGMTKLGIYDPAAKTWGFVHYPLDKPRSAAGGWVGLSEITSLGGARFALIERDNRGGPDAAIKQVTVISLDGVTPAPVGGELPVVAKHLAIDLLPAMAATRGWTPDKVEGLTVTADGRILAVTDNDGVDDASGETLFLDLGSAKRLD is encoded by the coding sequence ATGCGCGTCCTTCGCAGCCATCTCTTGACCGGCCTCGGCGCGATGTGCGTCGCCGGCACCGTAACCGCCGCCAATGCCCCCGCCAATGCCGCCGACGGCGCCGCCTATTTCGAGCGCCTCGCGTCGATGCCGGTCTACGAGACCCTCGATGCGGGCGTCGACAGGACGACCGAGACGGTCGCCGAGATCGCCGCCGCCTCCATGGATGGCCGGACCCTGATCTTCACCGACAGCCCGGGCGAGGCGCTGGTCTTCGTCGACGCCACCCAGCCGGCGGCGCCGAAGCCGCTCGGGCGCACCGCCCTCGGCGGCGAGCCGACCTCCGTTGCCGTCGTCGGCGGCTTTGCCCTTGCCGGCGTCAACACCTCGGAAAGCTTCGTCAAGCCGGGCGGCCATCTCGCCGTCATCGGCGTCGACAGCCGCGAGACGGTCGCCAAATGCGACGTCAAGGGCCAGCCGGACTCCGTTGCCGCCAGCCCCGACGGCAAGTTCGTCGCGATCGCCATCGAGAACGAGCGCGACGAGGACCTCAATGACGGCGTCATCCCGCAGATGCCGGCCGGCCACCTTGCGATCTTCGACCTCGACGCCGACGGCCGCCCCACCAACTGCGACGCCGTGCGCATCGTCGACATGACCGGCCTTGCCGAGATCGCGCCGGAGGATCCGGAGCCGGAATTCGTCTCCGTCAACGCCGACAATATCGCCGTCGTCACCCTGCAGGAGAACAACCACATCGCCCTCGTCGACCTCGCCACCGGCGAGGTGACGGCCCACTTCTCCGCAGGCACGTCGAGCGCGGAGCACATCCCGACCGCGAAGGCCCGCGCCGTCGACGGCACTGGCTCGATCAAGGACGTCGCCCGCGAGCCGGATGCCGTCGCCTGGATCGACAACGAGCGTTTCGTCACGGCGAACGAGGGCGACTACAAGGGCGGTTCGCGTGGCTTCACCATCTTCGACAAGGCCGGAACGGTGCTCTATGACAGCGGCAATACGCTGGAGCAGATGGCGATGCGCACCGGCCACTATCCCGCCAAGCGCGCCGCCAAGAAGGGCGCCGAGCCGGAAGGGGCGACCGTCGGCACCTTCCGCGGCGAGCGGCTGATCTTCGTCTCCAGCGAGCGCGCCAATTTCGTTGCCGTCTACCGCGACACGGGGGCCGAGCCGGAGTTCCTCCAGTTCCTGCCGACCAACGTCGCCCCGGAAGGCCTCCTCGCCATCCCGTCCCGCGACCTTCTCGTCGTCGCCAATGAAAAGGACAGCGCCGAGGACAGTGTCCGCGCCGTCCTCGGCATCTACGGCTTCGGTGCCAAGGCGCCGGCCTATCCGACCATCGTCTCCGACACCGATCCGGCGACCGATGCGCCGATCGGCTGGGGCGCCCTTTCCGGCCTTGCCGCCGATCCGGCGGATGCCGCGAAGGTCTACGCGGTCAGCGACAGCTTTTATGACGCGGCCCGCATCTTCACCCTCGACGTGTCGCAAACGCCGGCAAAGATCGTCTCCTATGTCGACCTCAAGGGCGGCGCTGCCAAGCGCTACGATCTGGAAGGCATCGCGGTCCACGGCGAAGGCGGCTTCTGGCTCGCCAGCGAAGGTCATCCCGAAAAGGAGCTGCAACACCTCCTGATCAAGGCCGCCGCCGACGGCACGGTGGAGGAGGAAATCTCGCTGCCGGAAGAGCTCGTCGCCAAGGCCGCGCGCTTCAGCCTGGAGGGCGTTGCCGAATATGAGGTCGACGGCCAGACCCGCGTCGTCGTCGCCGTCCAGCGCGAATGGGGCGACGACCCGAAAGGCATGACCAAGCTCGGCATCTACGACCCGGCCGCAAAGACCTGGGGCTTCGTCCACTATCCGCTGGACAAGCCGCGCTCGGCCGCCGGCGGCTGGGTCGGCCTGTCGGAGATCACCTCCCTCGGCGGCGCCCGCTTCGCCCTCATCGAGCGCGACAACAGGGGTGGCCCGGACGCCGCCATCAAGCAGGTGACGGTGATCTCGCTCGACGGCGTGACGCCCGCGCCTGTCGGCGGCGAACTGCCGGTGGTCGCAAAGCACCTTGCCATCGACCTGTTGCCGGCAATGGCCGCGACCAGGGGCTGGACACCCGACAAGGTCGAGGGCCTGACGGTCACCGCCGACGGCCGCATCCTTGCCGTCACCGACAATGACGGCGTCGACGACGCCTCCGGCGAAACGCTGTTCCTCGACCTCGGCTCGGCCAAGCGCCTCGACTGA
- a CDS encoding helix-turn-helix domain-containing protein, whose product MLTNPDAAGEPEVTVGERIRRAREAMGLSAAQLARRLGIKTQTLTMWEGDRSEPRSNRLLMLAGLLNVSPSWLLSGLGTAPVGDHTASEMKTLRAELNLLKTEIDSLSRRLDKVITHFDRLVEDETGELPAGEE is encoded by the coding sequence ATGCTCACCAATCCGGACGCTGCAGGCGAACCCGAGGTCACCGTCGGCGAGCGCATCCGCCGCGCCCGCGAGGCGATGGGGCTTTCCGCCGCGCAGCTCGCCCGCCGGCTCGGCATCAAGACGCAGACGCTGACGATGTGGGAAGGCGACCGCTCCGAGCCGCGCTCCAACCGGCTCCTGATGCTCGCCGGGCTCCTCAATGTCAGCCCGAGCTGGCTCCTCAGCGGCCTCGGCACGGCCCCGGTCGGCGACCATACGGCGAGCGAGATGAAGACGCTCAGGGCCGAACTGAACTTGCTGAAGACCGAGATCGACAGCCTGTCGCGCCGGCTCGACAAGGTGATCACCCATTTCGACCGGCTGGTCGAGGACGAAACGGGCGAGTTGCCGGCCGGCGAGGAATAG
- a CDS encoding DNA-3-methyladenine glycosylase I — protein sequence MDQDGKQQAAEDGILIGTDGHPRCWWHGNLPDYLAYHDTEWGRPVADDRRLFEKICLEGFQSGLSWLTILRKRENFRAAFAGFDFDKVARFGAADVERLLGDAGIIRHRGKIEAAINNAARAVELVEEAGSLAAFVWRYEPAPEERPDRFDKASLGPLAKTAQSVALAKDLKKRGWKFFGPTTAYAFMQSVGIVNDHLESCWCRHDVENQRAQFDRPI from the coding sequence ATGGACCAGGACGGAAAGCAGCAGGCGGCCGAGGACGGCATCCTGATCGGCACCGACGGCCACCCGCGCTGCTGGTGGCACGGCAACCTGCCGGACTACCTCGCCTATCACGACACCGAATGGGGCCGCCCGGTCGCCGACGACCGGCGCCTTTTTGAAAAGATCTGCCTGGAGGGCTTCCAGTCGGGCCTGTCCTGGCTGACCATCCTCAGGAAGCGCGAGAACTTCCGCGCCGCCTTTGCCGGCTTTGATTTCGACAAGGTCGCCCGCTTCGGCGCCGCCGACGTCGAACGTCTTCTCGGCGATGCCGGCATCATCCGCCACCGCGGCAAGATCGAGGCGGCGATCAACAACGCCGCCCGCGCCGTGGAACTGGTCGAGGAGGCGGGCTCGCTCGCTGCCTTCGTCTGGCGTTACGAGCCGGCCCCGGAGGAGCGTCCCGACCGCTTCGACAAGGCGAGCCTCGGCCCTCTCGCCAAGACCGCGCAGTCGGTGGCGCTTGCCAAAGACCTGAAGAAGCGCGGCTGGAAATTTTTCGGCCCGACCACGGCCTACGCCTTCATGCAGTCGGTCGGCATCGTCAACGACCACCTTGAAAGCTGCTGGTGTCGACACGACGTAGAGAACCAGCGGGCGCAATTCGACAGGCCGATCTGA
- the glcF gene encoding glycolate oxidase subunit GlcF: MQTTFSREQLAQPLIAESDRILRKCVHCGFCTATCPTFVLLGDELDSPRGRIYLIKDMLENDRPATEKVVKHIDRCLTCLACMTTCPSGVDYMHLVDGARAHIEETYRRPWADRMLRDTLAFVLPDRRRFRASLAGSWFARLALPLIRRIPGLEKIAAMLALTPSRLPPRSEAIAPARFPVTGRKGRVVLMTGCAQAVLAPGINEAAVRLLNRAGIEVVMPEGEGCCGALVHHLGKADDARAQARRNVDAWMREIEGEGLDAILVSASGCGTTVKDYGHLLAGDPAYAEKAARVAGLARDVSEYVETLDLGPPVRETGQAVAYHAACSMQHGQQITRQPKELLATAGFDVREVPEGHLCCGSAGVYNILQPEIAGRLRDRKLANIARTEPQMIATGNIGCMTQLAAKAEVPVVHTVELLDWAYGGPQPAALEGREK; this comes from the coding sequence GTCCATTGCGGCTTCTGCACGGCGACCTGCCCGACCTTCGTCCTGCTCGGCGACGAGCTGGATTCGCCGCGCGGTCGCATCTACCTGATCAAGGACATGCTGGAGAACGACCGGCCGGCGACGGAGAAGGTGGTCAAGCACATCGACCGCTGCCTGACCTGCCTTGCCTGCATGACCACTTGCCCCTCGGGCGTCGACTACATGCACCTCGTCGACGGCGCCCGCGCCCATATCGAGGAGACCTACCGGCGGCCTTGGGCGGATCGCATGCTGCGCGACACGCTCGCCTTCGTGCTGCCGGACCGGCGGCGGTTCCGGGCCTCGCTCGCCGGCTCCTGGTTCGCGCGCCTCGCCCTGCCGCTCATCCGCCGCATCCCAGGGCTTGAAAAGATCGCCGCCATGCTGGCGCTGACGCCCTCAAGGCTGCCGCCAAGGTCGGAAGCGATCGCGCCGGCCCGCTTTCCGGTGACGGGGCGCAAGGGCCGCGTCGTGCTGATGACCGGCTGCGCCCAGGCCGTGCTGGCGCCGGGGATAAACGAGGCCGCGGTGCGTCTGCTCAATCGCGCCGGCATCGAGGTCGTCATGCCGGAGGGGGAGGGCTGCTGCGGCGCCCTCGTCCACCACCTCGGCAAGGCCGACGACGCCCGCGCCCAGGCCCGCCGCAACGTCGATGCCTGGATGCGCGAGATCGAGGGGGAGGGGCTGGACGCTATCCTCGTTTCCGCCTCCGGCTGCGGCACCACGGTGAAGGACTACGGCCATCTGCTGGCCGGCGATCCGGCCTATGCGGAAAAGGCGGCACGTGTCGCCGGGCTTGCCCGGGACGTTTCGGAATATGTGGAGACGCTGGACCTTGGTCCTCCGGTGCGTGAAACCGGCCAGGCCGTCGCCTACCACGCCGCCTGTTCCATGCAGCACGGCCAGCAGATCACCCGCCAGCCAAAGGAACTGCTGGCAACGGCCGGCTTCGACGTCCGCGAGGTGCCGGAAGGCCACCTTTGCTGCGGATCCGCCGGCGTCTACAACATCCTCCAGCCGGAAATCGCCGGGCGCCTGCGCGACCGCAAGCTCGCCAACATCGCACGGACCGAGCCTCAAATGATCGCCACCGGCAATATCGGCTGCATGACCCAACTGGCCGCAAAGGCCGAGGTGCCGGTGGTCCACACGGTGGAACTCCTCGACTGGGCCTATGGCGGGCCGCAGCCGGCGGCGCTGGAGGGCAGGGAGAAATAA
- a CDS encoding DUF2927 domain-containing protein has translation MLKPALTALAFWLAAASAALPATPRVEAIVTAYSDEQLIDGFMRTVFGAEDPSQRRGPGANHIRKFPGRVRVHVIDLARRDHRTGDIRRFVSKLDRTVKGLRMSMTANQNRAEMIVFLVDRADYRGVIEETMPSQFNKRFLLTSDCSAVTGGRRGDNLDRAFVFIVVNEGRRAFRHCMIEEISQSLGPVNDDWRLKDSIFNDYSTVSRFNVFDWFILNMLYDRRVRVGMTPRQVERVLPAVIADARIRLRRIVSTGQLSQRR, from the coding sequence ATGCTGAAACCTGCCCTGACCGCCCTCGCCTTCTGGCTTGCCGCCGCCAGCGCGGCGCTGCCGGCCACCCCGCGCGTTGAAGCCATCGTCACCGCCTATTCGGACGAGCAGCTCATCGACGGCTTCATGCGCACCGTGTTCGGCGCAGAGGACCCCTCGCAGCGGCGCGGACCCGGCGCCAACCACATCCGCAAGTTCCCCGGCCGGGTCCGGGTCCACGTCATCGACCTTGCCAGGCGCGACCACCGGACGGGCGACATCCGGCGCTTCGTCTCTAAGCTCGACCGCACCGTCAAGGGCCTCAGAATGTCGATGACGGCGAACCAGAACCGGGCGGAGATGATCGTCTTCCTCGTCGACAGAGCCGACTATCGCGGCGTCATCGAGGAGACCATGCCGAGCCAGTTCAACAAGCGGTTCCTGCTCACCAGCGACTGCTCGGCGGTCACCGGCGGGCGGCGCGGCGACAACCTCGACCGCGCCTTCGTCTTCATCGTCGTCAACGAGGGGCGGCGCGCGTTCCGGCACTGCATGATCGAGGAGATCAGCCAGAGCCTCGGGCCCGTCAACGACGACTGGCGGCTGAAGGACTCCATCTTCAACGACTATTCGACCGTCAGCCGCTTCAACGTCTTCGACTGGTTCATCCTCAACATGCTCTATGACCGGCGGGTCAGGGTCGGCATGACGCCGCGCCAGGTGGAGCGGGTGCTGCCGGCGGTGATCGCCGATGCCCGCATCCGGCTCCGGCGCATCGTCTCGACCGGCCAGTTGAGCCAGAGACGGTGA